In a single window of the Elaeis guineensis isolate ETL-2024a chromosome 8, EG11, whole genome shotgun sequence genome:
- the LOC105050338 gene encoding heat shock factor-binding protein, with translation MAASNPGGFRTEQESEGSKQSTADMTAFVQNLLVQMQTRFQAMSESIVSRIDEMGSKIDELEESINDLKAEMGAEGAIKPKPEEPRPPEESA, from the exons ATGGCAGCCTCCAACCCCGGGGGTTTCAGG ACTGAACAAGAATCCGAAGGTTCAAAACAAAGCACCGCTGATATGACAGCATTT GTGCAAAATCTCCTTGTGCAGATG CAAACCCGGTTCCAAGCAATGTCTGAAAGCATTGTTTCAAGGA TAGATGAAATGGGAAGCAAGATTGATGAGCTGGAGGAGAGCATCAACGACCTCAAAGCTGAGATGGGGGCAGAAGGTGCAATCAAGCCAAAGCCTGAAGAACCCAGGCCTCCTGAAGAGTCAGCATAA
- the LOC105050337 gene encoding tetraspanin-8, translated as MVKFSNSLLGLLNFVTFFISFLIIGIGLWFKLISSAECGKFLQLPILSFGIFLMVVSLFGMVGSCCYVSLLLWIYLFVMFMFILGMLGFTMFTFMVTNKGIGQAIGTSYKEYSLEGHSNWLRKKMGEYHTWKDIQTCLNDAKVCGGFQTEMGLKADEFYKQYLSPLQSGCCKPPTYCGYTYENATYWTVPKSGLKSEETDCKMWSNDQQTLCYNCNSCKAGVLQTIKDKWKQSAIFNFALLVFLNIVYSVGCCALQNNRNRKKYRSIYYYTGPYAYRQVEWA; from the exons ATGGTTAAATTCAGCAATAGCCTTTTAGGCCTCCTGAACTTTGTAACCTTTTTTATCTCTTTCCTAATCATCGGCATCGGTTTATGGTTTAAACTCATCTCATCTGCGGAGTGTGGAAAATTTCTCCAACTACCTATCCTCTCCTTTGGCATATTTCTAATGGTAGTTTCATTGTTCGGCATGGTCGGCTCATGTTGTTATGTATCCTTACTTTTGTGGATCTATCTTTTTGTGATGTTTATGTTCATTCTTGGGATGCTTGGCTTCACTATGTTTACTTTCATGGTCACGAATAAAGGCATAGGGCAAGCGATAGGGACAAGTTACAAGGAGTATAGTCTTGAGGGTCACTCAAATTGGCTCCGAAAAAAGATGGGGGAATACCACACTTGGAAAGATATTCAAACCTGCTTGAACGATGCTAAGGTGTGCGGGGGGTTTCAAACTGAAATGGGATTGAAGGCTGATGAGTTTTACAAGCAATACCTCTCCCCCTTACAG TCTGGCTGCTGTAAACCACCAACATACTGTGGATATACATATGAGAATGCTACGTATTGGACAGTCCCAAAATCTGGGCTTAAATCGGAAGAGACTGACTGTAAGATGTGGAGCAATGATCAACAAACCTTGTGCTACAATTGTAATTCATGCAAGGCAGGAGTGCTCCAAACTATTAAAGATAAATGGAAGCAGTCTGCTATCTTCAACTTTGCCCTCCTCGTCTTCCTCAACATTGTCTATTCTGTTGGCTGTTGTGCCTTGCAAAATAATAGGAATCGTAAAAAGTACCGCAGTATTTATTATTATACGGGGCCATATGCATATCGCCAAGTTGAATGGGCTTag